The region ACTCTGGTCGAAGAAGCCAGCGCGCAATTGCGCGAAACCGAACTGGCTCGTGCTCAAGCCGTATGGCGAAAGAAATTCGGTCAGCTTCCCGAAACGGCCGCTGACCGGGCTAAGCAGGCGCGTTTTCTGGCGTCGCGAGGTTTCTCCGGCGCGACGATCGGCAAAATTCTCAAAGGTATCGACGAGGAATGGAGCGGCGACTAGCTGCGTCGTCCCGCCGGGCGGCCCTGCGCATTCCGCCCTGTCTCAAATACCCAGTATGCTAAAATTCGCGGGTTTTCCAATTCGGCCTTTCCTTCCCGCATGCCGCTCTCCCCGCCAGTGTCCCGTCAGTTGCGCCACCGTCGCGCAATCAGAGCGGAAGCCTACGAGCGAGCCGATGGCCTGTGGGATGTGGAAGCGTGCTTGACCGACGAAAAGCCGCGCGATGTGGTGCTAGCGTCGGGCGTCCGGCCCAAGGGTCAGCCGATCCATGAACTCTGGCTTCGCATCACCATCGATCGCAAGCTCAATGTCGTCGACGCGCAAGCGTCGTCCGACTGGGTGCCCTATCCAGGTTTGTGCCAAGCCAGCAATCCCGCCTACCGTGCCCTCATCGGGCTCAATCTGTTCCACAACTTCCGTCGCGATGCTGCCCGTTTGCTGGCCGGCACGGCTGGCTGCACGCATCTCACCGAGTTGTGCGCGCTTCTGCCGACCGTCGCGATCCAGGCATTTGCCGGCGACGTGTGGAACACCAATGAAGGCACGCCGGGCGCAACGGCAAAGTCAGGGACCGAGCAGGCCAAAAGCGCAGACAGCACTGACGAGCATTCCAACAACGACAAACCGCCATTCCAGCTGGGACGCTGCCACGCGCTGCGTTTCGACGGCGAGGCGGTGCAACAGTTTTATCCGCGCTGGTATGGCCACGCACCGCGTTCAGCGGATCGCGCGGCCGGGTCAAGCGACGGGGCGGCTCGCCAAGCAGGCAACGGCGGCGCGTCCGGCATGAACGACGGCAGCGGAAACGAAGTTCAATCCAACTCTCAGACTGAAGGGAATCACGCATGAAGATTCACGAGTACCAGGGTAAGGAAATCCTGCGGAAATTCGGCGTCGCGGTACCGCGCGGCAAGCCGGTCTTCTCGGTGGATGATGCGGTCAAGGCCGCGGAAGAGCTCGGCGGCCCGGTATGGGTCGTGAAGGCTCAGATCCACGCGGGTGGCCGTGGCAAGGGCGGCGGCGTGAAGGTTGCCAAGTCGCTGGAACAGGTTCGTGAATACTCGAACCAGATCCTCGGCATGCAGCTCGTCACGCACCAGACCGGTCCGGAAGGCCAGAAGGTGAATCGTCTGCTGATCGAAGAAGGCGCTGACATCAAGAAGGAACTGTATGTCGGCCTGGTGATCGATCGTGTTTCGCAGAAGATCGTCGTGATGGCATCGAGCGAAGGCGGCATGGACGTCGAAGAAGTCGCGGAAAAGACGCCTGAGCTGATCCACAAGATCGCTGTCGATCCTTCGACCGGTCTGAAAGACGCCGAAGCGGACGAACTTGCCACGAAGATCGGCGTGCCCGCCGCTTCGCTGCCGCAAGCGCGCGCGATCCTGCAAGGCCTGTACAAGGCATTCTGGGAAACCGACGCATCGCTGGCCGAAATCAACCCGCTGATCCTGACCGGCGACGGCAAGGTCATCGCGTTGGACGCCAAGTTCAACTTCGATTCGAACGCACTGTTCCGTCATCCGGAAATCGTCGCGTATCGCGATCTGGACGAAGAAGATCCGGCTGAAGTCGAAGCATCGAAGTTCGACCTCGCGTACATCTCGCTCGACGGCAACATCGGCTGCCTCGTGAACGGCGCTGGCCTCGCCATGGCGACGATGGACACCATCAAGCTGTTCGGCGGCGAACCGGCGAACTTCCTCGACGTCGGCGGTGGTGCGACGACCGAGAAGGTCACCGAAGCGTTCAAGCTGATGCTGAAGAACCCGAACCTGACGGCGATCCTGGTCAACATCTTCGGCGGCATCATGCGCTGCGACGTGATCGCCGAAGGCGTGATCGCCGCGTCGAAGGCGGTTCATCTGCAGGTGCCGCTCGTCGTGCGCATGAAGGGCACGAACGAAGACCTCGGCAAGAAGATGCTCGCTGAATCCGGCCTGCCGATCATCTCGGCGGACAGCATGGAAGAAGCTGCTCAGCAGGTCGTCGCGGCCGCTCAAGGCAAGTAAGAGCGCGTTTAACCAGGATTAACCAGGATTACGAATGGCGGCGCGTGAGTGACGCGGGCGGGGAATATTCTGCCTCGTGGCGCAGCAGCGCGACGCCAAACGAACAGAGGTCAATACATGTCGATTCTGATTAACAAAGACACCAAAGTCATCACGCAGGGCATCACCGGCAAGACCGGTCAGTTCCATACGCGTGCTTGCCGTGAATATGCAAACGGCCGTGAAGCGTATGTCGCGGGCGTGAACCCGAAGAAGGCCGGCGAAGATTTCGAAGGCATTCCTATCTACGCTAGCGTCGCTGAAGCCAAGGCTGAAACGGGCGCAACCGTGTCGGTGATTTACGTGCCGCCGGCAGGCGCTGCGGCTGCGATCTGGGAAGCTGTCGAAGCCGACCTGGATCTGGCGATCTGTATCACGGAAGGCATTCCTGTCCGTGACATGATCGAGATCAAGGACCGTATGCGTCGCGAAAACCGCAAGACGCTGCTGCTCGGACCGAACTGCCCGGGCACGATCACGCCGGACGAACTGAAGATCGGCATCATGCCGGGTCACATCCATCGCAAGGGCCGCATCGGCGTCGTGTCGCGTTCGGGCACGCTGACGTATGAAGCAGTCGGTCAATTGACGGCGATTGGCCTTGGCCAATCGTCGGCGGTCGGTATCGGCGGCGACCCGATCAACGGTCTGAAGCACATCGACGTGATGAAGATGTTCAACGACGATCCGGAAACGGACGCCGTCATCATGATCGGCGAAATCGGCGGTCCGGACGAAGCGAACGCAGCGTACTGGATCAAGGAAAACATGAAGAAGCCGGTGGTTGGCTTTATCGCCGGTGTCACGGCGCCTCCGGGCAAACGCATGGGCCACGCCGGCGCGCTGATCTCGGGCGGTGCGGATACGGCTGAAGCCAAGCTGGAAATCATGGACGCCTGCGGCATCACGGTCACGAAGAACCCGTCGGAAATGGCGCGTCTTCTGAAAGCGATGCTGTAAATCGAAATTCGCGCGCTGTAGCGGCGCGTTTTTTGATACGCTTACGAAACCCTTTCGTAAGCGTGCTGTCTTAAAAAGCGGGGGAGTTTTCGACTCCTCCGCTTTTTTATTGGCCGCGCGTTCGGCTTCCTCTCATTCTTTCGCTCATGCTCGAGTTTTTCGCCACGCTCCACTGGGGCGCTGTCATCCAGATCATCGTCATCGACATCCTGCTCGGCGGCGACAATGCCGTCGTGATCGCGCTTGCCTGCCGCAATCTGCCGCACGCACAGCGTACGAAGGGCGTGCTGTGGGGCACGGCCGGCGCCATCCTGCTTCGGGTCGCGCTGATCGCGTTCGCGGTCGCGCTGCTCGACGTGCCGCTGCTGAAATTCGCCGGTGGTCTGCTGCTGCTGTGGATCGGCGTGCGCCTGATGGCGCCCGCGCACGATATCCACGAGAACATCAAGCCGGCCGACAAGCTGATATCGGCGATCAAGACGATCATCCTCGCGGACGCGGTGATGAGCCTCGACAACGTGATCGCGATTGCCGGCGCCGCCGAGGCGGCCGATCCGGGACATCGTCTCGCATTGGTGATTTTCGGGCTGGTGGTGAGCATTCCGCTGATCGTGTGGGGCAGCCAGTTGGTGCTTAAGCTGCTCGACCGTTTTCCGATCATCATCACGCTCGGTGCCGCGCTGCTCGGCTGGATTGCGGGCGGTCTGATCATCAACGACCCGGCTGGCGACCGTTGGCCGATCCTCGATACGCCGGTTGCCGAGTACGGCATGAGCATCGCGTGCGCGGTGTTCGTCGTGCTGCTCGGCTACCTGCTCAAGCGCCGCAACGCCAGGCGCGCGGCGGCCTAGACCTTGAGCGGAACATTGCCGTGCTAGCGCAACGTTAGCCATCCGGCTGACTGTGTAGCGCGAGCGACGCTGGCTACGATGGAAACGCCTGCCCCCGATTCGCGGGGCAGGCGTTTTTCGTTTCAGGAGCCTGCCGATGATCGTTACTTTGCCGTATGCCTCTTATTCACAGTCCACGCTTTCGCCACGCTTACCCTCTCGGCGAGCGCTGTGGCCCGCGCGGCTCGCACACGCCTGCCGCAGTGTCGGCTTCGGCTTTACGCTGATCGAGCTGATGATCGTGCTGGCGATTGTCGGTGTGATTGCCGCTTACGCGATTCCGGCGTATCAGGACTATCTGGCTCGCAGCCGTGTCGGCGAAGGCTTGTCGCTGGCCGCGTCCGCGCGCCTTGCGGTGTCCGAGAACGCCGCCAGCGGCAATGCGTTCGGCGGCGGTTATGCGTCGCCGCCGGCCACCCGCAACGTCGAGTCGATTCACGTCGACGACGACACCGGCCAGGTCACCGTCGCTTTCACGACTCGCGTGGCGCCCGCCGGTTCGAACACGCTCACGCTGGTGCCTTCGGTGCCCGACAACATCGACGCGCCCACCGCGCGGATCGCGTTGAGCAAGGGTTCCGTGCAGCCTGGTGCGCTCACGTGGGAATGCTTCACCGGCGGCAAGACGGCGTCTTCGTTGCCGGCGCCGGGTGCAGGTCCCGCGCCGGCCGATGCGCCGACATTGCCGTCAAATCTTGCACCAC is a window of Paraburkholderia sp. IMGN_8 DNA encoding:
- a CDS encoding pilin; its protein translation is MIVTLPYASYSQSTLSPRLPSRRALWPARLAHACRSVGFGFTLIELMIVLAIVGVIAAYAIPAYQDYLARSRVGEGLSLAASARLAVSENAASGNAFGGGYASPPATRNVESIHVDDDTGQVTVAFTTRVAPAGSNTLTLVPSVPDNIDAPTARIALSKGSVQPGALTWECFTGGKTASSLPAPGAGPAPADAPTLPSNLAPPECRA
- the sucC gene encoding ADP-forming succinate--CoA ligase subunit beta, translating into MKIHEYQGKEILRKFGVAVPRGKPVFSVDDAVKAAEELGGPVWVVKAQIHAGGRGKGGGVKVAKSLEQVREYSNQILGMQLVTHQTGPEGQKVNRLLIEEGADIKKELYVGLVIDRVSQKIVVMASSEGGMDVEEVAEKTPELIHKIAVDPSTGLKDAEADELATKIGVPAASLPQARAILQGLYKAFWETDASLAEINPLILTGDGKVIALDAKFNFDSNALFRHPEIVAYRDLDEEDPAEVEASKFDLAYISLDGNIGCLVNGAGLAMATMDTIKLFGGEPANFLDVGGGATTEKVTEAFKLMLKNPNLTAILVNIFGGIMRCDVIAEGVIAASKAVHLQVPLVVRMKGTNEDLGKKMLAESGLPIISADSMEEAAQQVVAAAQGK
- the sucD gene encoding succinate--CoA ligase subunit alpha: MSILINKDTKVITQGITGKTGQFHTRACREYANGREAYVAGVNPKKAGEDFEGIPIYASVAEAKAETGATVSVIYVPPAGAAAAIWEAVEADLDLAICITEGIPVRDMIEIKDRMRRENRKTLLLGPNCPGTITPDELKIGIMPGHIHRKGRIGVVSRSGTLTYEAVGQLTAIGLGQSSAVGIGGDPINGLKHIDVMKMFNDDPETDAVIMIGEIGGPDEANAAYWIKENMKKPVVGFIAGVTAPPGKRMGHAGALISGGADTAEAKLEIMDACGITVTKNPSEMARLLKAML
- a CDS encoding DUF2889 domain-containing protein codes for the protein MPLSPPVSRQLRHRRAIRAEAYERADGLWDVEACLTDEKPRDVVLASGVRPKGQPIHELWLRITIDRKLNVVDAQASSDWVPYPGLCQASNPAYRALIGLNLFHNFRRDAARLLAGTAGCTHLTELCALLPTVAIQAFAGDVWNTNEGTPGATAKSGTEQAKSADSTDEHSNNDKPPFQLGRCHALRFDGEAVQQFYPRWYGHAPRSADRAAGSSDGAARQAGNGGASGMNDGSGNEVQSNSQTEGNHA
- a CDS encoding TerC family protein, which translates into the protein MLEFFATLHWGAVIQIIVIDILLGGDNAVVIALACRNLPHAQRTKGVLWGTAGAILLRVALIAFAVALLDVPLLKFAGGLLLLWIGVRLMAPAHDIHENIKPADKLISAIKTIILADAVMSLDNVIAIAGAAEAADPGHRLALVIFGLVVSIPLIVWGSQLVLKLLDRFPIIITLGAALLGWIAGGLIINDPAGDRWPILDTPVAEYGMSIACAVFVVLLGYLLKRRNARRAAA